In Syntrophorhabdales bacterium, the following proteins share a genomic window:
- the hpnA gene encoding hopanoid-associated sugar epimerase, producing the protein MTGATGFVGFHVAKALQEKGVEVRALVRASSDTSDLAPLGVELVTGDIRDYDSVRRALQGCGELYHVAADYRLWVPDPEAMYETNVQGTVNVMQAALEAGTGKVVYTSSAGTLVPKRSRGKCNEETPVCLSDMVGHYKRSKFLAERHVYEFISRGLPIVIVNPTTPIGPMDRKPTPTGKVIVDFLSGRMPAFIDTGLNFVDVEEVGLGHWLASQYGKSGEHYILGNRNMSLGEFLAILGRIGERKPPRVKLPYVPVLLAAYVDEAVSTWIRHTQPTIPLTGVKMAKSYMYFDCSKAVHSLGVPQMPVERAMQKSIDWYLERGYVRNRPSSGGRHVC; encoded by the coding sequence GTGACAGGTGCCACCGGGTTCGTGGGATTCCACGTGGCGAAGGCCTTGCAGGAAAAAGGTGTCGAAGTCCGGGCACTCGTGAGGGCAAGCAGCGATACTTCCGACCTTGCACCACTCGGTGTGGAGTTAGTCACGGGGGACATAAGAGACTACGATTCCGTGCGCAGGGCGCTTCAAGGCTGCGGAGAGTTGTATCATGTGGCCGCTGATTACAGGCTCTGGGTGCCTGACCCGGAGGCCATGTACGAAACAAACGTCCAAGGCACCGTGAACGTGATGCAGGCCGCTCTTGAAGCGGGCACGGGAAAGGTTGTCTACACGAGTTCAGCAGGGACGCTCGTCCCTAAACGGAGTCGTGGCAAGTGCAACGAGGAAACACCAGTTTGTCTCTCCGACATGGTGGGCCATTACAAAAGGTCTAAGTTCCTCGCTGAGAGGCACGTCTACGAGTTCATCAGCAGGGGTCTGCCCATTGTGATTGTCAACCCTACCACTCCGATCGGGCCCATGGACAGAAAGCCCACACCCACCGGCAAGGTGATTGTAGACTTTCTCAGTGGCAGGATGCCGGCGTTCATAGACACAGGCCTGAACTTTGTCGACGTTGAGGAAGTAGGGCTGGGGCACTGGCTCGCGTCGCAGTACGGGAAATCCGGCGAGCACTATATCCTGGGTAACCGCAATATGAGTCTGGGTGAATTCCTGGCGATACTGGGCCGAATAGGCGAGCGCAAGCCTCCGCGTGTAAAACTCCCTTACGTGCCGGTACTTCTCGCTGCTTATGTTGACGAAGCTGTCTCCACGTGGATAAGGCACACACAGCCGACAATCCCTCTTACAGGCGTTAAGATGGCCAAGAGCTACATGTATTTCGACTGCTCAAAGGCTGTCCACAGTCTGGGAGTGCCGCAGATGCCGGTGGAACGCGCGATGCAGAAATCGATCGACTGGTATCTCGAAAGAGGCTACGTGAGGAATCGGCCTTCGTCGGGAGGTCGGCATGTCTGCTAG
- the shc gene encoding squalene--hopene cyclase produces the protein MLMSSVSGSLPVSRTGDLLDRVTRAIGRTHAYYRSEQHPSGYWWYELESNVTITAEYLMLMHFAGVKDTEKDRKMARYLLRKQRADGTWAIHYGGKGDLSTTVEAYFALKLAGFSADHPALREAQQFILAQGGAERSRVFTKIFLALFGQMDWEATPSVPVEIMLLPQWSPLNIYDISAWARATVVPLSILLDLRPVKPLPEQIGIRELYRNPSDRRPPLTTGQTPFLSWKKFFLALDGLIKAVVASRVRPLRKRALHKAETWVIEHQEESGDWLGIQPAMVNSLLALISLGREAGNGRSNHAVRKGFEALKRFTIETEDELLLQSCVSPVWDTALTGLALLDSGMGRCDPVLTNACTWLSSKQSFRKGDWSVKRPSLEPGGWAFEFENSWQPDVDDTAVVMMFLNRCGEGGIAAIQELKLGLRWLLGMQGKDGGWGAFDADNNTEIANQVPFADLEAMLDPSTADVTGRALKLLGMLGYKPHDNEVRRALAFIRKTQEEDGLWWGRWGVNYAYGTWSVLEGLRSIGEEMDKPYVRKAVATLKHHQNEDGGWGECCESYEDPSLRLQGKSTPSQTAWVIMALLAAGEGTSEEVAHGVSFLLERQKTDGTWDEPEYTATGFPKYFMINYHNYRNCFPLMALGKFVSSLHGEKGIQ, from the coding sequence ATGCTGATGAGCAGCGTATCAGGTTCCCTGCCCGTTTCTCGCACCGGCGATCTGCTTGACCGGGTCACACGGGCGATAGGGAGAACCCACGCCTACTATCGTAGCGAGCAGCATCCCTCCGGTTACTGGTGGTACGAGCTGGAATCAAACGTGACGATTACAGCAGAATACCTGATGCTCATGCACTTCGCCGGCGTCAAAGACACGGAGAAGGATAGAAAAATGGCCCGCTATCTGCTGCGAAAGCAGAGAGCTGACGGCACATGGGCGATACATTACGGCGGGAAAGGAGATTTGAGCACAACGGTCGAAGCATATTTCGCACTCAAGCTTGCCGGATTCTCCGCTGACCATCCTGCCTTGAGAGAGGCGCAGCAATTCATTCTTGCACAAGGTGGCGCCGAGCGTTCAAGGGTCTTCACGAAGATCTTTCTCGCGCTTTTCGGCCAGATGGACTGGGAGGCCACGCCCTCGGTACCTGTCGAAATAATGCTTCTGCCTCAATGGTCTCCCCTCAATATCTACGATATATCTGCATGGGCAAGAGCCACGGTTGTGCCTCTCTCGATACTTCTCGACCTCAGGCCGGTGAAGCCACTTCCGGAACAGATCGGGATCCGCGAGCTATACAGAAATCCCTCTGACCGCCGTCCGCCTCTCACCACCGGGCAGACGCCATTCTTGTCCTGGAAAAAATTCTTTCTCGCCCTCGATGGCCTGATCAAGGCGGTCGTAGCGAGCCGCGTGAGGCCGCTCAGGAAACGGGCTCTGCACAAGGCTGAAACCTGGGTGATCGAGCATCAGGAGGAGAGCGGCGACTGGCTGGGCATACAGCCCGCTATGGTTAATTCCCTGCTGGCGCTCATCAGTCTTGGCCGCGAAGCTGGTAACGGACGGTCCAATCATGCTGTGCGGAAAGGCTTTGAAGCCCTCAAGAGGTTTACTATCGAGACTGAGGATGAACTTCTGCTTCAGTCCTGCGTGTCGCCGGTCTGGGATACAGCTCTGACTGGACTAGCTTTGCTTGACTCCGGTATGGGCAGGTGTGACCCGGTGCTCACAAACGCGTGCACGTGGCTTTCCTCGAAACAGTCATTCAGAAAAGGCGACTGGAGCGTAAAGAGGCCAAGCCTGGAGCCGGGGGGGTGGGCCTTCGAATTCGAAAATAGCTGGCAACCAGATGTTGACGACACAGCGGTGGTCATGATGTTTCTGAATCGTTGCGGGGAGGGAGGCATTGCTGCAATTCAGGAGCTCAAGCTCGGCCTGCGCTGGCTGCTCGGCATGCAGGGGAAAGACGGCGGCTGGGGAGCTTTCGATGCCGACAACAACACGGAGATTGCCAACCAGGTACCGTTTGCAGACCTGGAGGCAATGCTTGATCCCAGTACCGCTGACGTCACGGGGAGAGCACTGAAGCTGCTTGGCATGCTCGGCTATAAACCCCACGACAACGAGGTGCGTCGCGCGCTTGCATTTATCAGAAAGACGCAAGAGGAGGACGGGTTGTGGTGGGGAAGATGGGGCGTGAACTATGCTTACGGGACGTGGTCCGTGCTGGAGGGGCTTCGCTCCATAGGGGAAGAGATGGACAAACCTTACGTGAGAAAGGCAGTTGCCACCCTAAAGCACCACCAGAACGAAGACGGCGGGTGGGGGGAGTGCTGTGAGTCTTACGAGGACCCGAGCCTGCGGCTGCAGGGAAAGAGTACGCCATCGCAAACGGCATGGGTGATCATGGCGCTGCTTGCAGCGGGAGAAGGAACGTCAGAAGAGGTGGCTCACGGGGTATCTTTCCTGCTCGAAAGACAGAAGACGGACGGAACATGGGATGAGCCCGAATACACCGCCACAGGGTTTCCGAAGTATTTCATGATAAATTACCACAACTACAGGAACTGCTTTCCTCTTATGGCACTCGGCAAGTTCGTGTCGTCCCTACATGGTGAGAAAGGCATACAGTGA